The following are encoded in a window of Podospora pseudoanserina strain CBS 124.78 chromosome 6, whole genome shotgun sequence genomic DNA:
- a CDS encoding hypothetical protein (EggNog:ENOG503P6RZ) — translation MVGSRRLLLSIAALSGAGLNNGVEARFRRQDGAGVDVVQNATTPISEPTTPVITSTPDPPPTPIDLPGTPTTFTTTKKVPPIGPPRPGVSAAGIIELDETIGVDDEEEVTVLGGGLLRLTAASNAQPTPAEEEYVYPGEYGSGGTLTTDTNAFTRTVLPTRVSVVPNLGTVRGPPPVETTTLIISPPIRTPPTRPPAIPAPVAAPQDGVQNIDLGDPMQETPAPEEQEPEPEPEPAPAPAPVIPGIPGGGRPAGPPVRTSKSVVTAIVTEIDLGHGNPATTSTSTWNGYSNSTFVTSVLYPNQTTPHISTPTATLSFCQPSDLTIPPTVWSIVYTSTLTWFGNPEDYTPEYPPISTPPVSSCVPSPPRLTVSRCSSTSTGEENTPCFVTVTASTSYPWGYGPQTSTVPNTVTFVTTDKNPAVIYTSMKPPNYGVTQPPRTQAHHESLTEDGAASPISTPSYGSEPNNPSPNNPSNPNNPSNPNNSPSSPNNPSNPSNPNNPNNPNNPNRPQPIEESRSATITRSPVTVIIQPTAIVINDNTIKDNTTKKTQVVIVSGETFTIDPTRVVGADTTIDRVTATGGGVYYPPTPTTTSLRGVEVILTSSRVIIGGSTYTFSPTSTIAVVNDETFTIGPTAIAAGSQTLNLPAAPVPTEVVVVGGELITAIGPTLAVISGSTITYGSTVSTTTIGGDVITFGPGGVTAHGTITLGGSAARPGETQYVVAGGATITKIGASVVVVKQTTYTIGPAAAGGMGDRTVTTTVGGEVITIGPEGVVVGTTTMGFPFGPTVVITPGGRGGGVAAATGVVEGEDEEDGGVAVGISRGMLLGVVVGWLAWMV, via the exons ATGGTTGGGAGTAGGCGGTTGCTGCTTTCGATCGCGGCGCTCTCTGGCGCTGGCCTCAACAATGGAGTTGAAG CTCGGTTCAGGAGGCAAGATGGAGCAGGTGTCGATGTCGTCCAGAACGCCACAACACCAATATcagaaccaacaacaccagtcATCACATCAACTCCtgatccaccaccaacaccaataGACTTGCCTGGCACACCTACTAccttcacaaccaccaagaaaGTGCCGCCAATAGGGCCGCCTCGACCTGGGGTATCAGCTGCGGGCATTATCGAGCTTGATGAGACCATCGGGgtggacgatgaggaggaagttaCTGTACTTGGCGGGGGTCTTTTGAGGCTGACTGCCGCATCGAACGCGCAGCCTACGccagcagaggaggagtatGTGTATCCGGGGGAATATGGCTCAGGTGGGACGCTGACGACCGACACCAACGCCTTCACACGGACTGTGCTCCCGACCAGGGTATCAGTTGTGCCGAATTTGGGGACCGTCAGAGGTCCGCCGCCAGTCGAAACGACAACATTGATTATATCTCCTCCGATCAGGACGCCGCCAACAAGGCCCCCTGCCATCCCAGCCCCGGTCGCGGCCCCGCAAGATGGGGTTCAGAATATTGATCTGGGCGATCCCATGCAAGAGACGCCAGCACCAGAAGAgcaggagccggagccggaaCCGGAACCGGCGCCCGCACCAGCACCCGTGATACCAGGTATTCCGGGAGGTGGCCGTCCTGCCGGTCCTCCAGTAAGGACGTCAAAAAGTGTAGTAACCGCAATCGTCACGGAAATCGACCTGGGGCATGGTAATCCCGCTACCACATCTACATCGACGTGGAACGGGTACTCCAACTCGACCTTTGTGACGTCGGTGCTGTACCCCAACCAAACTACACCACATATCTCTACGCCCACAGCCACTCTTAGCTTTTGCCAACCTTCAGACTTGACTATTCCCCCTACGGTATGGTCGATTGTTTACACAAGCACGCTGACTTGGTTTGGCAACCCTGAGGATTACACGCCTGAGTATCCCCCCATCTCGACCCCGCCGGTTTCATCGTGTGTCCCGTCACCACCCAGGTTGACCGTCTCGCGATGCTCGTCTACAAGCACCGGAGAAGAGAACACACCTTGTTTTGTGACGGTCACAGCGTCCACGTCTTATCCCTGGGGCTATGGACCACAGACAAGCACTGTGCCCAACACTGTCACTTTTGTCACGACGGACAAGAACCCGGCTGTGATTTACACCTCCATGAAGCCACCTAATTATGGTGTTACCCAACCGCCACGGACTCAAGCTCATCATGAGTCCCTCACGGAAGATGGCGCTGCTTCTCCCATCTCGACGCCGTCGTACGGCTCTGAGCCCAATAATCCTAGCCCTAACAACCCGAGCAATCCGAACAACCCAAGCAATCCTAACAACAGCCCGAGCAGcccaaacaaccccagcaatccctccaacccaaacaacccaaacaacccaaacaacccaaacagACCCCAACCCATCGAAGAGTCCCGCTCAGCAACCATAACCCGCTCCCCGGTAACAGTAATAATCCAACCAACCGCCATCGTCATAAACGACAACACAATCAAAGACAACACGACGAAAAAAACCcaagtcgtcatcgtctcGGGCGAGACCTTTACGATCGACCCAACAAGGGTGGTAGGCGCAGACACAACCATCGACCGCGTCACGGCcacaggaggaggggtgtaCTACCCCCCCACGCCCACCACGACCTCCTTACGTGGCGTAGAAGTAATCCTGACCTCGTCCCGGGTGATAATCGGCGGATCAACTtacaccttctcccccacctccaccatcgccgTAGTCAACGACGAGACATTCACCATCGGCCCCACGGCGATCGCTGCCGGGTCGCaaaccctcaacctccctgcTGCTCCTGTTCCGACagaggtcgtggtggtgggaggggagcttATCACTGCCATTGGCCCCACCTTGGCCGTCATTTCTGGGAGTACGATAACTTATGGTAGCACCGTCTCGACGACGACTATAGGGGGTGATGTCATTACTTTTGGTCCTGGGGGTGTGACGGCGCATGGGACGATCACGCTTGGGGGGAGTGCTGCAAGGCCGGGGGAGACGCAGTATGTCGTTGCTGGGGGCGCGACTATCACCAAGATTGGGGCgagcgtggtggtggtgaagcaGACTACGTATACTATCgggccggcggcggcgggggggatgggggatagGACGGTTACCACTactgttggaggggaggtgatcaCCATTGGGccggagggggttgtggtcgggacgacgacgatggggTTTCCTTTTGGGCCTACGGTTGTTATCACGcccggggggaggggagggggggttgctgctgctacgggggttgtggagggggaggatgaggaggatggaggggtggcggTTGGGATCAGCCGGGggatgttgttgggggtggtggtggggtggttggcgTGGATGGTTTGA
- a CDS encoding hypothetical protein (COG:D; EggNog:ENOG503NZE0), giving the protein MSLAIQFLTKIRGFALEADGASLKDWLQVENDVPDIYYNLAHEIRSNYPDNGSDALEKFVDNCLPEEDNVPEGKGSPWPGFNSFIKDYLEYWRDVNFDDVVNVYTRLSELLISCANALANPTYGVMLLPTSMALSESLSKLVMSLTRQPEVLALIEGDETGDGESKSVVEMAADIIQKFFTSCLGDRSSTRWAPPKGKKVAVYLFANLTLKLLFACEKSHLAVQMFTNLSTSGPALALYPASQRVTFLYYLGRFNFDNAHYFRAHMCLEEAYRQCHTSFLKHRRQILTWWIPSNMLCGRFPSVNLLSRPDAAGFGEVFLPICRAVRSGNFVAFRAALEGKREWLWEKGLYLVFLYRLKPLLWRSLTRKTFLLRSGMMDDAVGGKGGEGNKAASLAFEDVVTTATYVQRLLEGYTRAGFGELVPPPGGPKYLMPSEGLIFGNKKPDVDSVESVVAGLVYGGLLQGFIARQQGKFAVEGAKRYGGNAVRAGWPGVYEALGQRFRESWEEGLEAADRGEGEVVGEFGECPGWVRDSS; this is encoded by the exons ATGAGTCTTGCAATCCAATTCCTGACCAAGATTCGCGGCTTTGCCCTCGAGGCAGACGGCGCCAGCCTCAAAGACTGGCTGCAGGTCGAGAACGATGTCCCGGATATATACTACAACCTGGCGCACGAGATCAGATCAAACTATCCAGACAACGGGAGCGACGCCCTCGAGAAATTCGTCGACAATTGTCTTCCAGAGGAAGATAACGTGCcagaggggaaggggtcgCCGTGGCCGGGGTTTAATTCCTTCATCAAGGACTACCTCGAGTACTGGCGCGATGTGAActttgatgatgttgtcaaTGTTTACACTAGGCTCAGTGAGCTGTTAAT ATCATGCGCCAACGCGCTTGCTAATCCGACCTATGGTGTTATGCTCCTTCCGACGAGCATGGCCTTGTCGGAATCCCTGTCGAAGCTGGTTATGAGCCTGACTAGACAGCCGGAGGTTCTAGCGTTGATAGAAGGGGATGAGACGGGTGACGGGGAGAGCAAGTCGGTTGTTGAGATGGCGGCGGATATTATCCAAAAGTTTTTCACGTCTTGTCTGGGTGACCGCTCCAGCACGAGATGGGCACCGCCGAAGGGGAAAAAGGTGGCGGTTTATCTCTTTGCGAATCTAACTCTTAAACTCCTCTTTGCC TGCGAAAAATCTCACCTCGCCGTCCAAAtgttcaccaacctctccacctctGGCCCAGCCCTGGCCTTGTACCCGGCCTCGCAGAGGGTAACCTTCCTCTACTACCTCGGCCGCTTCAACTTTGACAACGCGCACTACTTTCGCGCGCACATGTGCCTCGAGGAGGCCTACAGGCAGTGCCACACCTCCTTTCTCAAACACCGGCGCCAGATTCTCACTTGGTGGATCCCCTCCAACATGCTCTGCGGCCGGTTCCCGTCAGtgaacctcctctcccggcCGGACGcggctgggtttggggaggttttCCTCCCGATATGCCGGGCGGTGAGGTCGGGGAATTTTGTGGCGTTTCGGGCGGCGTtagaggggaagagggagtggttgtgggagaaggggttgtaTCTGGTTTTTCTGTATCGTCTCAAGCCCTTGCTTTGGAGGTCgctgacgaggaagacgtTTCTGTTGAGgtcggggatgatggatgatgcggtgggggggaaggggggggagggtaaTAAGGCTGCTTCGTTGGCTTTTGAGGATGTGGTGACTACGGCGACGTATGTGCAGAGATTGCTCGAGGGGTATACTCGGGCCGGATTTGGGGAACTTGTCCCTCCGCCGGGGGGGCCGAAGTACTTGATGCCGTCCGAGGGGTTGATTTTTGGGAATAAGAAGCCGGATGTGGACAGTGTCGAGAGTGTTGTTGCGGGCTTGGTTTACGGGGGGTTGCTGCAGGGGTTTATTGCGAGGCAGCAGGGGAAGtttgcggtggagggggcgaAGAGGTACGGGGGGAATGCGGTCAGGGCTGGGTGGCCTGGGGTGTATGAAGCGCTTGGGCAGAGGTTTAGGGagagctgggaggaggggctggaggcTGCGGataggggggagggggaggtggtgggggagtttggggagtgTCCTGGTTGGGTGAGGGATTCGAGCTGA
- a CDS encoding hypothetical protein (EggNog:ENOG503NV1W; COG:I), whose product MTVMMSRALRLSPQLKSGSARLFSSQACLRKEIRDAYILSASRTPTGKFNGAFLNVSGPQLGAVAIKSAIEKSKVPVDKITDVYMGNVLQASVGQAPARQAAIFAGLPPSVEAITINKVCASGLKAVAFAAQNIQLGLAEAQVAGGFENMSRVPYYVPRASNLPPFGHVKMEDGLIKDGLTDVYDQFHMGNCAENTVKKYKLTREEQDKYAIQSYERSQAAWKAGAFADEIAPVTVKGKKGDVIVGEDEGYLDIKLDKVPTLKPAFVRDGTGTVTAANSSTLNDGASALVLGSKEIAQQYGSGSRVLARIVSSADAALDPIDFPVAPAKAVPIALERAGITKDQVAVWEFNEAFAAVIKANEKILGLEGARVNPVGGAISLGHALGSSGSRILTTLLHQLKPGEYGVAAICNGGGAATAMVVQRIESV is encoded by the exons ATGACGGTAATGATGTCAAGGGCGCTACGCCTGTCGCCGCAACTTAAAAGCGGCTCGGCTCGGCTGTTTTCTTCACAAGCTTGCCTTCGCAAGGAGATTCGAGACGCATACATATTGAGCGCTTCCCGCACACCAACAGGAAAG TTCAACGGCGCTTTCCTGAATGTTAGCGGGCCACAGCTCGGCGCCGTCGCCATCAAGTCTGCCATCGAGAAGTCAAAGGTGCCCGTCGACAAGATCACGGATGTCTACATGGGCAATGTCCTCCAGGCCTCGGTTGGGCAGGCCCCGGCGCGCCAGGCCGCCATCTTTGCCGGACTCCCTCCCTCCGTCGAAGctatcaccatcaacaaggTCTGCGCTTCTGGTCTGAAGGCTGTGGCATTTGCGGCGCAAAACATCCAGCTGGGTCTGGCCGAGGCTCAGGTTGCCGGCGGCTTCGAGAACATGTCGAGAGTACCATACTACGTGCCCCGCGCGAGCAACCTGCCTCCGTTTGGTCATGTCAAGATGGAGGACGGTCTCATCAAGGATGGTCTTACCGACGTCTATGACCAGTTCCACATGGGCAACTGCGCCGAGAACACGGTGAAGAAGTACAAGCTCACCCGCGAGGAGCAAGATAAATATGCGATCCAGTCCTACGAGAGATCACAGGCCGCCTGGAAGGCTGGTGCCTTTGCTGATGAGATTGCGCCGGTTACtgtcaagggcaagaagggcgACGTCAtcgttggcgaggatgaggggtaCCTCGATatcaagctcgacaaggTTCCCACGCTCAAGCCCGCCTTCGTCCGTGACGGAACTGGCACCGTGACTGCCGCGAACTCGTCGACTCTCAACGATGGTGCCAGTGCCCTTGTGCTCGGCAGCAAGGAGATTGCGCAGCAGTACGGCTCCGGCTCAAGAGTTCTCGCGCGCATTGTCAGCTCCGCCGATGCTGCCCTGGACCCCATTGATTTCCCTGTCGCTCCGGCCAAGGCTGTTCCCATTGCTCTGGAAAGGGCTGGCATCACCAAGGACCAGGTGGCTGTGTGGGAGTTCAACGAGGCGTTCGCCGCCGTGATCAAGGCTAACGAGAAG AttctggggttggagggtgcGAGGGTGAACCCTGTTGGTGGAGCGATTTCGCTGGGCCATGCGCTGGGCAGCTCAGGTTCGCGCATTCTCACCACCTTGCTTCACCAGCTGAAGCCCGGTGAGTACGGTGTTGCGGCTATCTGCAACGGCGGAGGTGCCGCGACAGCGATGGTTGTGCAGAGAATCGAGTCTGTATGA
- the UBC2 gene encoding Ubiquitin-conjugating enzyme E2 2 (COG:O; EggNog:ENOG503NXSQ), with amino-acid sequence MSTAARRRLMRDFKRMQTDPPAGVSASPVPDNVMTWNAVIIGPADTPFEDGTFRLVMHFEEQYPNKPPSVKFISQMFHPNVYATGELCLDILQNRWSPTYDVAAVLTSIQSLLNDPNTGSPANVEASNLYKDNRKEYTKRVRETVEKSWED; translated from the exons ATGTCGACGGCAGCCCGCAGACGTCTCATGCGAGACTTCAAG CGCATGCAAACCGACCCTCCCGCTGGCGTTTCTGCTTCTCCGGTTCCAGACAATGTGATGACTTG gAATGCCGTCATTATTGGACCCGCCGATACTCCATTCGAAGACGGAACCTTTAGACTCGTGATGCATTTCGAAGAACAGTATCCCAACAAGCCGCCCTCGGTCAAGTTCATCAGCCAGATGTTCCATCCCAACGTCTACGCCACCGGCGAACTCTGCTTGGATATCCTCCAGAATCGCTGGAGTCCCACGTACGATGTCGCGGCTGTTCTTACGAGTATTCAAAG TTTGCTCAACGACCCGAACACGGGATCCCCAGCGAACGTCGAAGCTTCCAATTTGTACAAGGACAACCGTAAGGAGTACACGAAAAGAGTcagggagacggtggagaaGAGCTGGGAAGACTAA
- a CDS encoding hypothetical protein (EggNog:ENOG503NWJ6; COG:Z) codes for MSNANSIKVVARFRPQNRVEIESGGQPIVTFQGPDTCTVDSKEAQGSFTFDRVFDMSCKQSDIFDFSIKPTVDDILNGYNGTVFAYGQTGAGKSYTMMGTNIDDESGKGVIPRIIEQIFSQIMSSPANIEYTVRVSYMEIYMERIRDLLQPQNDNLPVHEEKSRGVYVKGLLEIYVSSVQEVFEVMRRGGNARAVAATNMNQESSRSHSIFVVTITQKNVETGSAKSGQLFLVDLAGSEKVGKTGASGQTLEEAKKINKSLSALGMVINALTDGKSSHVPYRDSKLTRILQESLGGNSRTTLIINCSPSSYNDAETLSTLRFGMRAKSIKNKAKVNAELSPAELKQMVAKAKNQITTFENYIADLQSEVQLWRAGDAVPKERWVPPLLEDRVSGTKADSRPARPATPSRLLERTGAETPSAAERSGTPSLPLDKDEREEFLRRENELQDQLAEKETHAAAIERQLRETKEELAIIKEHDGKLGKENERLISESNEFKMQLERLAFENKEAQITMDGLKDANSELTAELDELKQQMLDMKMSAKETSAVLDEKEKKKAEKMAKMLAGFDLSGDVFSDNERSVADAIAQLDALFEIASSGDPVPPDDLKALREKLLEVQGFVRQAELSSFSAASTEAEVQKRQELEAKLTALQQEHEDILSRNLDEADKEEVKALLAKTLSDKSNTQAELVEGLRTDLNVRVAENEKLKALVDDLQRRVKSNGAVPMANGKTVQQQLAEFDVMKKSLMRDLQNRCERVVELEISLDETREQYNNVLRSSNNRAQQKKMAFLERNLEQLTQVQRQLVEQNSALKKEVAIAERKLIARNERIQSLESLLQESQEKMAQANHKFEVQLAAVKDRLEAAKAGSTRGLGSPTGLGGFNIGSRIAKPLRGGGDNNTTTTVSSNPTIASLQQQNAPVENKRSSWFFNKS; via the exons ATGTCGAACGCAAATAGCATCAAGGTCGTGGCTCGGTTTCGCCCGCAAAATCGGGTGGAAATCGAGTCGGGCGGTCAGCCCATTGTCACCTTTCAAGGCCCAGACACCTGCACTGTCGAT TCCAAGGAAGCGCAGGGCTCCTTCACGTTTGACCGTGTCTTTGATATGTCATGCAAGCAATCAGACATTTTCGACTTTTCCATCAAGCCCACCGTCGACGATATCCTCAACGGTTACAATGGTACCGTCTTCGCCTATGGTCAGACCGGTGCCGGTAAATCGTACACCATGATGGGTACCAACATCGACGACGAAAGTGGAAAGGGTGTGATTCCAAGAATCATCGAGCAGATTTTCTCCCAGATCATGTCGAGCCCGGCCAATATCGAGTATACAGTGCGCGTCAGCTACATGGAGATCTACATGGAGCGCATCCGCGATCTGTTGCAGCCACAAAACGACAACCTGCCAGTCCACGAGGAGAAGAGCAGGGGTGTCTACGTCAAGGGGCTGCTGGAGATTTACGTATCGAGTGTGCAGGAAGTCTTCGaagtgatgaggagaggcGGCAACGCCAGAGCTGTCGCGGCGACCAACATGAACCAGGAGTCTTCTCGATCGCATTCCATCTTCgtcgtcaccatcacccagaAGAATGTCGAAACCGGCTCGGCCAAGAGTGGTCAGCTCTTCTTAGTCGATTTGGCCGGTAGTGAAAAGGTTGGCAAGACGGGCGCCAGCGGACAAACGCTGGAGGAAGCCAAAAAGATCAACAAGAGTTTGAGTGCCCTCGGCATGGTCATCAACGCCTTGACGGACGGCAAATCATCACACGTTCCTTACAGAGACTCAAAACTCACCCGGATTCTACAGGAATCTCTGGGTGGTAACAGTCGGACGACCCTCATTATCAACTGCTCCCCTTCCAGTTACAACGATGCCGAGACACTCAGCACGCTCCGCTTCGGCATGCGCGCCAAATCCATCAAAAACAAGGCCAAGGTCAACGCCGAGCTCAGCCCTGCCGAACTCAAGCAAATggtggccaaggccaagaaccAAATCACAACCTTTGAGAATTATATTGCCGACCTGCAGAGCGAAGTACAGTTATGGCGTGCCGGCGACGCCGTGCCAAAGGAGAGGTGGGTCCCACCCCTTTTGGAAGACAGAGTATCAGGCACAAAGGCAGATTCAAGGCCGGCCCGGCCCGCAACACCTTCCCGATTACTGGAGCGTACCGGTGCTGAAACGCCTTCTGCTGCCGAGAGATCTGGGACACCAAGCCTCCCTCTGGACAAGGATGAACGAGAAGAGTTCTTGCGCCGGGAGAATGAGCTCCAGGACCAGCTTGCCGAAAAGGAGACACATGCTGCCGCCATTGAGAGACAACTCCGTGAGACAaaggaggagcttgccatcatcaaggagcACGATGGAAAGCTCGGAAAGGAAAACGAAAGGTTGATCAGCGAGTCTAACGAGTTCAAGATGCAGCTGGAAAGGTTAGCATTCGAGAATAAGGAGGCTCAGATCACCATGGACGGGCTCAAGGATGCCAACTCGGAGCTTACCGCCGAGCTGGACGAGCTCAAGCAGCAGATGCTTGACATGAAGATGAGCGCCAAGGAGACCAGTGCCGTCctggatgagaaggagaagaagaaggcggagaagatggCCAAGATGCTTGCCGGCTTCGATCTCAGCGGGGATGTGTTTAGCGACAACGAGCGATCCGTCGCCGATGCGATCGCGCAACTAGACGCCCTCTTCGAGATTGCCTCGAGTGGCGACCCTGTCCCCCCTGACGACCTCAAGGCCCTCAGGGAGAAGCTCTTGGAGGTGCAGGGTTTCGTACGACAGGCCGAGCTGTCTAGCTTCAGTGCTGCCTCCACCGAGGCCGAAGTGCAAAAGAgacaggagctggaggccaAGCTGACTGCTCTCCAACAAGAGCACGAGGACATCTTGTCCAGGAACCTGGATGAGGccgacaaggaggaggttaAGGCCCTTCTCGCCAAGACGCTGTCCGACAAGTCCAACACACAAGCCGAGCTCGTCGAGGGTCTCCGGACCGACCTCAACGTCCGCGTGGCGGAGaacgagaagctcaaggctctCGTTGATGACCTCCAACGCCGGGTCAAGTCCAACGGGGCGGTGCCCATGGCCAACGGCAAGacggtgcagcagcagctggctgaGTTTGacgtgatgaagaagagtcTTATGCGCGACCTCCAGAACCGGTGCGAGCGCGTGGTGGAGCTCGAAATCTCCTTGGATGAGACTCGCGAGCAGTACAACAATGTGCTCCggagcagcaacaaccgggcacagcagaagaagatggcgtTTCTGGAGCGCAACCTGGAGCAGCTCACGCAGGTGCAGAGGCAGCTGGTGGAGCAGAACTCGgcgctgaagaaggaggtggcgaTTGCGGAGCGCAAGCTGATTGCGCGCAACGAGAGGATCCAGAGCTTGGAGAGCTTGCTGCAGGAGAGCCAGGAGAAGATGGCGCAGGCGAACCACAA ATTCGAGGTGCAGCTCGCCGCCGTCAAAGACCGGCTCGAGGCGGCGAAGGCCGGAAGCACAAGGGGGCTGGGCTCGCCGACTGGCCTCGGTGGCTTCAACATTGGCAGCCGAATCGCCAAGCCGCTTCGTGGCGGAGGTGACAACAATACTACGACGACTGTTTCTAGTAATCCTACGATTGCCAgcttgcagcagcagaatgCTCCGGTTGAGAATAAGAGGTCGAGCTGGTTTTTTAACAAGTCGTAG